From Lujinxingia vulgaris, a single genomic window includes:
- a CDS encoding ATPase, T2SS/T4P/T4SS family: MFSVLISEKGGQQSRLDFDKSEITIGRMKGNDIVLPKGNVSKQHTRIVLRDSAFFIVDLKSTNGTYVNGRKVTAEQSVSEADKIYIGDFILQVEQPNASVNPGPPMPPQAPGRGLPPQPPQAPGGNRPMDRHFPTVMDGPQSGGFGGQPQSGPQQPFQAPQQPSAPQQPASGPQNMPPRAPSIPGAPVAPPTPTPPPGGAMGQDLRQTYADMDAHHAEVDVLEVSPEVEPLTEDDRVTGEGQAYEPAYEEVDPFDVAATPTPAPQAAPQAPASAEPAAPAFDVPVFDAPAEEEPAPPAPLDEGVVETPGPLGIRPLATRIALEDEFDADAHLAQVDVARVFFEQLGEEELPLAYPPEDSDRARFENIIDEAIDVVSPAGDREALIETLLTEAVGLGPVESYLDDPDVQAIYVNRFDRIILRRGGKLVIAPRAFSHPEFLTLAARRLLGPQDGVSPADEVRFSDGTRVHIVMPPLAVDGPVLTIRKPKRYQPSLDELAAQGAMSVGMADFLRRAVEAGRSIVIAGPTSSGKTTLLGALSRLVPESSRLIAIEEHSSLNLDAPTALRLEANPAQGFDMRYLLRGAVAMHPQRIVLDECRGAEAYDWVTSAASGTEGSMLTLHGSSAIDALGRLESLSLLGAADLSPRGLREQVARSVNLVVVLHATSEGGFRVQQISEVQGVDLDTFRLGDVFYYRVEGGTGEFYPTGYIPMFYEDLRHAGVDVDLGIFRE, from the coding sequence ATGTTCAGCGTACTTATCAGCGAGAAAGGTGGGCAGCAGTCACGGCTCGACTTCGACAAGTCCGAGATCACCATCGGGCGTATGAAGGGCAACGACATCGTCCTTCCCAAAGGCAACGTCTCCAAGCAGCACACCCGCATTGTGCTGCGCGATAGCGCCTTTTTTATCGTCGACTTGAAGAGCACCAACGGCACCTACGTCAACGGACGCAAGGTCACCGCCGAGCAGTCGGTGAGTGAAGCCGACAAGATCTACATCGGCGACTTCATCCTGCAGGTCGAGCAGCCCAATGCGTCGGTGAACCCGGGTCCGCCGATGCCTCCGCAGGCTCCGGGTCGAGGGCTTCCGCCTCAGCCTCCGCAGGCCCCGGGTGGCAATCGCCCGATGGACCGTCACTTCCCCACGGTGATGGACGGTCCTCAGTCCGGTGGCTTCGGCGGGCAGCCGCAGAGTGGCCCGCAGCAGCCCTTCCAGGCTCCGCAGCAGCCCTCGGCACCGCAGCAGCCCGCCAGCGGGCCGCAGAATATGCCGCCCCGCGCGCCTTCGATCCCCGGCGCTCCGGTTGCGCCTCCGACGCCCACCCCGCCCCCGGGCGGGGCGATGGGCCAGGATCTTCGACAGACCTACGCCGACATGGACGCCCATCACGCCGAAGTGGACGTGTTGGAAGTGTCTCCCGAGGTCGAGCCCCTCACCGAAGACGACCGCGTCACCGGCGAAGGTCAGGCCTATGAACCGGCCTACGAGGAAGTCGATCCTTTCGATGTGGCCGCAACTCCCACGCCCGCACCACAGGCCGCCCCGCAAGCTCCGGCAAGCGCCGAGCCCGCGGCCCCGGCCTTCGACGTGCCCGTCTTTGACGCGCCGGCCGAAGAAGAGCCCGCTCCCCCGGCCCCGCTTGATGAGGGTGTGGTGGAGACGCCCGGACCTCTGGGCATCCGTCCGCTCGCCACTCGCATCGCGCTCGAAGATGAGTTCGACGCCGACGCGCATCTGGCTCAGGTCGATGTCGCGCGCGTTTTCTTTGAGCAGCTCGGCGAAGAAGAATTGCCGCTGGCCTACCCGCCCGAAGACAGCGACCGCGCGCGTTTTGAGAACATCATCGATGAGGCCATCGACGTGGTCAGCCCGGCGGGCGACCGCGAGGCACTCATCGAGACCCTGCTCACCGAAGCGGTGGGCCTGGGGCCGGTGGAGAGTTACCTCGATGATCCGGACGTTCAGGCGATCTACGTCAACCGCTTTGATCGCATCATCCTGCGGCGCGGCGGCAAGCTCGTGATCGCGCCGAGGGCCTTCAGCCACCCCGAGTTCTTGACCCTGGCCGCGCGCCGGCTGCTCGGCCCGCAGGACGGCGTCTCGCCGGCCGACGAGGTTCGTTTCAGCGATGGGACCCGCGTGCATATCGTGATGCCGCCTCTGGCGGTAGACGGCCCGGTGCTAACGATCCGCAAGCCCAAGCGCTACCAGCCCTCGCTCGATGAGCTTGCCGCCCAGGGCGCGATGAGCGTCGGAATGGCCGACTTCCTCCGTCGCGCGGTGGAGGCCGGTCGCTCCATCGTCATTGCCGGCCCGACCAGCTCCGGCAAGACCACGCTGCTTGGCGCGCTGAGCCGCCTGGTGCCCGAGAGCTCGCGGCTTATCGCCATCGAAGAGCATAGCTCGCTGAACCTCGACGCCCCCACCGCGCTTCGCCTCGAGGCGAACCCGGCCCAGGGCTTCGATATGCGCTACCTGCTTCGGGGTGCGGTCGCCATGCATCCGCAGCGCATCGTGCTCGACGAGTGCCGCGGCGCGGAGGCCTACGACTGGGTCACCTCGGCGGCCAGCGGCACCGAAGGCAGCATGCTCACCCTGCACGGCTCCAGCGCGATCGATGCGCTGGGACGTCTGGAGAGTCTGAGCCTGCTGGGCGCCGCCGACCTCAGCCCCCGCGGGCTGCGCGAGCAGGTCGCTCGCTCGGTCAACCTGGTGGTCGTCCTTCATGCGACCAGCGAAGGCGGCTTCCGCGTCCAGCAGATCTCGGAGGTTCAGGGCGTCGATCTCGACACCTTCCGCCTGGGCGACGTCTTCTACTACCGCGTCGAAGGCGGCACCGGCGAGTTCTACCCGACGGGCTACATCCCGATGTTTTATGAAGACCTGCGCCACGCCGGCGTCGACGTCGACCTGGGCATCTTCCGCGAGTAG
- a CDS encoding ABC transporter ATP-binding protein, with protein sequence MANDSNKTDASDDVILKVDGLKTYFFTDDGVLPSVDGVSFEIKRGRTLGLVGESGSGKSVTSLSVLRLIPQPPGKIVDGQILFGGQDLTKLTEAQMRKVRGNDISMIFQEPMTSLNPVFTVGNQIIEAILLHQDMEYAEAREYAIDMLEKVGIPAPEQRIDEYPHQMSGGMKQRVMIAMALSSKPKLLIADEPTTALDVTIQAQILELLKSLQAEGGMSILFITHDLGVVAETCDDVAVMYAGRIVEYGDVYTVFEKPAHPYTIGLFNSLPTIDTTGARGRDDRLYVIPGMVPRPQDFPSGCRFRTRCKFATEKCSELPPTVELEPGHTAACWYAEKVRAGTQPTTDGSVAADGSVAPNEDAAEVAR encoded by the coding sequence ATGGCCAACGATAGCAACAAGACTGACGCGTCGGATGACGTGATCCTGAAGGTCGACGGGCTCAAGACCTACTTCTTTACCGACGACGGGGTTTTGCCCTCGGTCGACGGCGTGAGCTTCGAGATCAAGCGCGGGCGCACGCTCGGGCTGGTCGGCGAGTCGGGCTCCGGCAAGTCGGTGACCTCTTTGAGCGTGCTGCGGCTGATCCCGCAGCCGCCCGGAAAGATCGTCGACGGGCAGATCCTCTTCGGCGGACAGGACCTCACCAAGCTTACCGAAGCGCAGATGCGCAAGGTGCGCGGCAACGACATCTCGATGATCTTCCAGGAGCCGATGACCAGCCTTAACCCGGTCTTCACCGTCGGCAACCAGATCATTGAGGCGATCCTGCTCCACCAGGACATGGAGTACGCCGAGGCCCGCGAGTACGCCATCGACATGCTGGAAAAGGTGGGCATCCCGGCTCCGGAGCAGCGCATCGACGAGTACCCCCACCAGATGAGCGGGGGCATGAAGCAGCGCGTGATGATCGCGATGGCGCTCTCCAGCAAGCCCAAACTTCTCATCGCCGACGAGCCTACCACCGCCCTCGATGTGACGATTCAGGCCCAGATTCTGGAGCTTCTGAAGTCGCTTCAGGCCGAGGGGGGCATGTCGATCCTCTTCATCACCCACGACCTGGGCGTTGTGGCGGAGACCTGCGACGACGTCGCGGTGATGTACGCCGGGCGCATCGTGGAGTACGGCGACGTCTACACCGTCTTCGAGAAGCCGGCTCACCCTTACACCATCGGGCTGTTTAACAGCCTGCCGACCATCGACACCACCGGGGCGCGCGGGCGCGACGACCGTCTCTACGTGATCCCCGGGATGGTGCCGCGTCCTCAGGACTTCCCCTCGGGCTGCCGCTTCCGCACGCGTTGCAAGTTTGCCACCGAGAAGTGCTCCGAGCTTCCGCCGACGGTGGAGCTTGAGCCCGGCCACACCGCGGCGTGCTGGTACGCCGAGAAGGTGCGCGCGGGCACCCAGCCCACCACCGACGGAAGTGTGGCGGCCGATGGCTCGGTCGCCCCCAACGAAGATGCGGCTGAAGTCGCACGGTAA
- a CDS encoding ABC transporter ATP-binding protein, whose product MSVAPTLLEVRNLKKHFPIKKGLFNRQVGSVKAVDGISFEVNANETVGLVGESGCGKTTAGRSLLRLLEPTDGEVLYKGQDILKMGPAEMRSLRRNLQIIFQDPFSSLNPRMTIESIIGEAITFHKVAQGPEVREMVEGLLERVGLQPSYITRYPHEFSGGQRQRVGIARALALNPDFIVCDEAVSALDVSVQAQVINLLMDLQQEYNLSYLFIAHDLSVVQHISDRIAVMYLGQIAEFAECDELYENPLHPYTQALLSAIPQPNPRRRAQRIILKGDVPSPMNPPSGCRFHTRCPACFAPCKTVEPRTVEPTPGHKVRCHLYDPEFAPNDPDIWARLPRQPDAPKSEPVDVAAPANEASSTTDAPAPDGTDGVASTEASETTEVAENAEAGAESSDVSTAEAPAESAEPEAGEQSKV is encoded by the coding sequence ATGAGCGTCGCCCCTACTCTGCTTGAAGTCCGCAACCTTAAGAAGCACTTCCCCATCAAGAAGGGCCTCTTCAACCGTCAGGTCGGCTCGGTAAAAGCCGTCGACGGCATCTCCTTTGAGGTCAACGCCAACGAGACCGTCGGGCTTGTGGGGGAGTCGGGGTGCGGCAAGACCACCGCGGGGCGCTCGCTCTTGCGCCTGCTCGAACCCACCGATGGCGAGGTGCTCTACAAGGGTCAGGACATCCTGAAGATGGGCCCGGCCGAGATGCGCAGCCTGCGGCGCAACCTGCAGATCATCTTCCAGGACCCCTTCTCCAGCCTCAACCCGCGCATGACGATTGAGAGCATCATCGGCGAGGCGATCACCTTCCATAAGGTGGCCCAGGGGCCCGAGGTGCGCGAGATGGTTGAGGGGCTTCTCGAGCGCGTGGGTCTTCAACCTTCGTACATCACCCGCTACCCGCACGAGTTCAGCGGGGGGCAGCGCCAGCGTGTGGGCATCGCCCGGGCGCTCGCGCTCAACCCGGACTTCATCGTCTGCGATGAGGCCGTGAGCGCGCTCGATGTGTCGGTTCAGGCCCAGGTCATCAACCTGCTGATGGATCTTCAGCAGGAGTACAACCTGAGCTACCTCTTCATCGCTCACGACCTCTCGGTGGTGCAGCATATCTCGGATCGCATCGCCGTGATGTACCTCGGGCAGATCGCGGAGTTCGCCGAGTGCGACGAGCTCTACGAGAACCCGCTCCACCCCTACACCCAGGCGCTTCTCTCGGCGATTCCGCAGCCCAACCCGCGTCGTCGCGCCCAGCGCATCATTCTCAAGGGTGATGTTCCCAGCCCCATGAACCCGCCCTCGGGCTGCCGTTTTCATACGCGCTGCCCGGCGTGTTTCGCCCCCTGCAAGACCGTGGAGCCGCGCACCGTGGAGCCGACCCCGGGCCATAAGGTTCGCTGCCACCTCTACGATCCGGAGTTTGCGCCCAACGATCCGGACATCTGGGCGCGACTTCCCCGCCAGCCCGACGCGCCGAAGAGCGAGCCGGTCGATGTGGCTGCGCCGGCGAACGAGGCGTCGAGCACAACCGACGCACCAGCACCGGACGGCACCGACGGCGTGGCCAGCACCGAGGCCTCCGAAACGACCGAAGTTGCCGAGAACGCCGAAGCCGGCGCGGAGAGCTCCGATGTCTCGACCGCCGAAGCACCCGCCGAGAGCGCCGAGCCGGAAGCTGGCGAGCAGAGCAAGGTCTGA